A DNA window from Calliphora vicina chromosome 1, idCalVici1.1, whole genome shotgun sequence contains the following coding sequences:
- the LOC135962208 gene encoding uncharacterized protein LOC135962208 isoform X1 → MENEKMNKNMLINSEQVPMCLTEHVTGSNDPNPKRKNEEMDDTLVLGDSCPESTLVSIPTDVEGALLEPSTSANANTTEQKTENLNDRPKLCGASRKRLKLYMEHGMNIEEARILCLKPMKEVRSVLHDLKIPRKIGRSDESIAEKPNPQKQEASATADGSLQLSDVAEKRMSFLLSNGYSRDEAMVLARKPLDVEKIAEQIRQRSIERESRESRNSSDKFTYCRNITQEGDKLLAFADPKRQSSFKETHTKAKLSKMESQKIELSKELSLILHSKEVVGFFHNSVHDDTDRILFFIQCQNDGLNVDAWKLLRRLNKITNNVMLSLTIDDISAAKLKETRGKIFYKFRQIRLHVKDVVDRAEAKISSTDMWPCKRLLQQALSRRQRRQQ, encoded by the coding sequence ATGGAAAAcgaaaaaatgaataaaaatatgttgataAATTCAGAACAGGTTCCTATGTGCCTAACTGAACACGTTACAGGATCTAATGATCCCAacccaaaaagaaaaaatgaaGAAATGGATGATACCTTGGTGTTGGGGGACTCATGTCCCGAATCTACTTTGGTATCTATCCCAACTGATGTAGAAGGCGCGTTACTGGAACCCTCTACGTCCGCCAATGCCAATACCACTGAGcagaaaacagaaaatttaaacGATAGACCGAAATTATGCGGGGCTTCACGAAAACGTTTAAAGCTCTATATGGAGCATGGTATGAACATCGAAGAGGCAAGAATACTGTGCCTTAAGCCAATGAAAGAAGTTCGAAGTGTGCTTCATGACCTTAAAATCCCCAGGAAGATAGGGCGGTCAGACGAATCAATTGCGGAGAAACCGAATCCACAAAAACAGGAAGCTAGTGCAACTGCAGATGGTTCACTACAATTAAGTGATGTCGCTGAAAAAAGAATGTCCTTTCTTCTTTCAAATGGATATAGTAGAGACGAAGCTATGGTCCTGGCAAGAAAACCACTGGATGTGGAAAAGATTGCTGAACAAATTAGACAAAGATCAATTGAGCGGGAATCTAGAGAGTCGAGAAATTCTAGTGATAAATTCACTTACTGCAGAAACATTACACAAGAAGGTGATAAGTTATTGGCATTTGCTGACCCAAAGCGGCAAAGTTCATTTAAAGAAACACATACAAAagcaaaattatcaaaaatggaATCCCAAAAAATAGAGCTATCAAAAGAGCTATCACTGATACTTCACTCAAAAGAAGTTGTTGGTTTTTTCCACAACTCCGTTCATGATGACACTGACCGAATTCTATTCTTTATTCAGTGCCAAAATGATGGACTCAATGTGGATGCATGGAAATTGCTTCGAAGATTAAATAAAATCACCAACAATGTAATGTTGTCACTTACAATTGATGATATATCTGCGGCCAAACTGAAAGAAACAAGAggtaaaattttctacaaatttcGTCAAATAAGACTGCATGTCAAAGATGTCGTTGACAGGGCAGAAGCAAAAATATCAAGTACTGATATGTGGCCGTGCAAAAGACTTTTACAACAGGCACTATCCAGACGACAAAGACGTCAACAATAA